The genomic window GCTGAATTTTAATATATTAGAATTAGGTAAAAGATATTACTAGATTAAATTTAGTAATATCTTTTTTGTAAAATTATTCACAGTATAACAATGTTATTATAAAGTTATATTATAGATATTAAAAAAGGTTTATTTTATATGTGAATGTAACAATGTTATATTGGAAGATAGATTATGAATAATAAAAATGATATTAGAGTCGATGGAGTTGGTAAGGTATTTGGGGGGGATTATTCTGATATTGATATATCAGGAATGGGAACTATAATTGATAATGTTAAAAGTAGTTCTATTGTTGTAAATGGTATTGGAAAATCAAAAGGAGATATTAAAACTAATAATTTTGTTATTAATGGTATGTTTGATATTGAAGGAAATGCTGAAATAAATGATTTATTTGAAATAAATGGAACATTTACATTTAAGGGGAAAGTTAAAGGTGGAAATATTAATATAAACGGAAAGGCAATAGTCAAAGAAGATATGAATTTTGATAATGCTATTGTAAATGGAGTATTAAAAGTTAAGGGAATTTGTCAATGTGAAAAAATATGTGTTGATGGCAAAGTCAATATAGAAGGATTATTATCTGGAGATAAAATAGAGCTAAATATAATAACAAGTAATAAAATAAGAGAAATAGGTGGGGAAGAGGTAATAGTAAGGAAGGGTATAAATAGAAAGATACGAGTATTATTTATATCAAAAGAAATAATAGGGAAATTAATTTGTGAATCTATAGAAGCAGATAAAATATTACTAGAGCAAACAAAATGCAATATAGTAAGAGGTCATGATATAACAATAAATAGTGGTTGTGATATAGAAAGGGTTGAATATACAGGGGAACTTAAAATAAATGGAGATTCAAATATTAAAGAAACTATTAAAATTTAAAAGGGAGAATAGAAGATGAAAAAAGTTAAATTCTATTAACGTATTTGGTGAAGGTTCTATAGTTCAGGGAGAATATAATAAAATAAGAATATTTGGAGAAGGGGAAATTAGGGGGAAAGTAAAGTGTAAATTTTTAAAAATAATGAGGGAATGTGGAGCCTATGATTTTTTAGATATAGAAAAATTAGAATATTAGGTGAGGCTAAAATATATAATGAGTTACTATGTATAAATTTAAAAGTTATAGGAGAATGTTATTTAAGTAAAATATCAACAGTATATAATTTGAAAATTCTTGGAGAATTGATATCAGAAAGTAATGTTATTATAAAAGAAAAATTAAGAATATTAGGGGAACTAAATTCTAAGGGGAACTTAGGAGGGAATATAGTAAGAGTTTTAGGTTAGTTAAATGTTAAAGGAGATTGTGAGTCAAATATATTTTATAGTAAGGGCAGGATAAATCTGCATGGATTGTTATCTGCTGATAAAATAAAAATTATTCCTAGACATAGAAGTTTAATAGAAGAAATAGGCGGTAGTGAAATTGTAATAAGGGAAAATAGATTTATAAGTTTTATTAGTGGAAGTGTTACATCTAATATAATAGAAGGTGATACAATAGTGTTACAAAATACTAGATGTAAAGTTGTAAGAGGACATAATATAACTATATTAGAGGATTGTATTATTGATAAAATAGAATATACAGGAATTTTAAAAGTAGATAAAAGAAGTACAGTAGGTGAAAGCATATGTTTAAAGAATTAATATCTAAAAAAGAACTTTTAGAAGTTATGGGGATTTCTTATGGACAATTATATAGATGGAAAAGAAAGGGTTTAATACCAGAAGAATGGTTTATTAAAAAGAGTGTATCAACAGGACAGGAGACATTTTTTCCAAAAGAAAAAGTATTAGAAAGAATAAGAATAATATTAGAGCTTAAAAGTGATGCATCTTTAGATGAATTAGCCCATAGATTTTCAAATAATATAAAAGATATAAAGATAAATAGAGATTATATTATAAATAGTAATATAGTTCCAGAGCAGATAGTAAAGATGTTTGAAGAGATTATAGAAGTTGACACTTTATATGATGAAAGTAATTTATTTGCTTTATTTATATATCAAGAACTTTTAAAAATAGGTCTTTTAAATTTAGAAGAAGTAAAAAATATAACACTATCTACAGTAAGAGATTATAAGAAGATACAAGATAAGGATTATACTTTAATAATAAAAAGAAAGTTAGGTATATGTTTTTATTATGCAATAAATGGAGATGAAGAGTTATTTGAAGATAATGAAGCTATATTAATATATAAGATTATAATTAAGAGAATAATAGAGAAAGTAAATAATTTAAAATAAGAAGTAAAACGAAAGATTAGCAAACTTAAAAAGTTGACTAGTCTTTTTTTATTAATGTGTATAAAAAGTAATATTTTAATAAATATTATTTATTAGTTGACAAATAGAAATAAAGATATATAATAAAACCAAAACACCCCCCTAGGGGGTAGGGAGGGAGAATTTTGGATCAAGAAAAGAAAAAAGCGTTACAACCATTAAAAACAGCAAAAGGTCAGCTTGAAGGAATAATAAAAATGATTGAAGATGATAGATATTGTATAGATGTTTCAAATCAAATACTAGCAGCACAATCTTTACTTAGAAAAGCAAATTTAATGATTCTAAAAAATCATTTAAATCATTGTGTTAAGGAAGCATGCAATCACAACGATAGTGATGAAAAAATAGATGAAATAAATAAAATATTAGAAAAGATATTATCAAAATAATAATTAAAGCTAAAGTTATTTAGTTAAAAAAGGAGGAGAAATGGAAAGAAAATCATTTAAAATAGAGGGAATGACATGCTCAGCATGTGCTAATAGGGTTGAAAGAGTAATAAATAAATTAGAGGGTGTTGATAAAGCTAATGTGAATTTTGCTACAGAAACTTTAAATGTATCTTTTGATGATAACAAATTAACAAAAGAGGTAATTGAGGAAACTGTATCTAAAGCTGGATATTCAGTTAAGAAAAATATAAAAACTTCAACCTTTAAAGTAGAAGGAATGACATGCTCAGCATGTGCTAATAGAGTTGAAAGAGTTACTAAAAAACTTAATGGAGTAGAAGATTCAAATGTAAATTTTGCAACTGAGAAATTGATAATTTCATATAACGAAGATGAAGTAACTTATGGAGATATAAAGGCAATTGTAGATAAATCAGGTTATAAACTTGTTGGAGAAGATGAGAATAAAACAATAAATAATGATGATAAAAAATTTACACCTGAAAAGTCTTTAATGATAAGGTTTATATCTTCAATGATTTTTACTATACCATTATTGATAATAAGTATGGGGCATATGGTTGGAATGCATCTTCCTATGATAATGGATCCTATGATGAACCCTTTAAACTTTGCTTTAATACAAACAGTTTTAACATTGCCGGTAATGATAATAGGATATAAGTTCTATAAAATAGGGTTGAAAAATTTATTTAAGTTAAGTCCTAATATGGATTCTTTAATTTCAATTGGAACTTTAGCTGCGTTCTTATATGGTATATTTGCAATATATAAAATAATTAATGGAGATTCTAGTTATGCAATGCATTTATATTTTGAATCAGCTGCAGTAATTTTAACTTTAATAACTTTAGGAAAGTATTTAGAAGCTGTTTCAAAAGGAAAAACATCACAGGCAATTAAAGCCTTAATGGAATTAGCTCCTAAAAATGCAACTATAATAAGAAATGGAAAAGAAATAATAGTTCCTTTAGATGAGGTTGTAGTTAATGATATAATTTTAGTTAAGCCTGGAGAAAAGTTACCAGTTGATGGTGAAGTTATAGAAGGAAGTACATCTATTGATGAATCTATGCTTACAGGTGAAAGTATTCCAGTTGAAAAGACTGTGGGAAGCACAGTAATAGGTGCAAGTATTAATAAAACCGGATTTATTAAGTATAAGGCTACAAAAGTTGGTAAAGATACAGCATTAGCTCAAATAGTTAAGTTAGTTGAAGAAGCTCAAGGAACAAAAGCACCAATAGCAAAGCTTGCAGATGTGATATCATCTTATTTTGTTCCAATAGTAATAGGTCTTGCAATATTTGCAGCAGTAGCATGGTTAATTGCTGGAGAAAGTACAGTCTTTTCATTAACAATTTTCATTGCAGTGCTAGTAATAGCTTGTCCTTGTGCACTAGGTTTAGCAACACCAACAGCAATTATGGTAGGTACGGGTAAGGGGGCTGAAAATGGTGTTTTAATCAAAGGGGGAGAAGCTTTAGAAACTACTTATAAATTAAATACAATAGTATTTGATAAGACAGGAACAATAACAGAAGGTAAACCAAAGGTTACAGATATAATAACAAATAATTTAGATGAAAATGAGATTTTAGTTTTAGCAGCTAGTGCTGAAAAAGGGTCAGAACATCCTTTAGGAGAGGCAATAGTTAAAGGAGCAGAAGAAAAAGGATTAGATCTAAAAGAAATTCAAGAGTTTAATGCAATACCAGGTCATGGTATTGAAGTTAAAATTAATGACAAGAATATTCTTCTAGGAAATAAAAAATTAATGATAGAGAAAAATATAGATATATCAATAATGGTAGAGGATGCAGATAGATTAGCAAATCAAGGAAAAACACCAATGTATATATCTATAGATAATTCTATAGGTGGTATAATAGCCGTTGCAGATACTGTTAAACCAAGTAGTAAAAAGGCTATAGAAACTCTTCATAATATGGGAATAAAAGTAGCTATGATTACTGGTGATAATAAGAAAACAGCAAATGCAATAGCAAGAGAAGTAGGAATAGATATAATTTTGGCAGAGGTTCTTCCAGAAGATAAAGCAAACGAAGTTAAAAAGTTACAAGAAAATGGAGATAAAGTTGGAATGGTTGGAGATGGGATAAATGATGCTCCAGCATTAGTTCAAGCTGATATAGGAATAGCAATAGGTTCAGGCACGGATGTAGCAATAGAATCTGCTGATATAGTTCTTATGAGAAGTGATTTAATGGATGTTTCTACTGCAATTAAATTAAGTAAGGCTACAATAAAAAATATAAAAGAGAATTTAGGATGGGCTTTTGGGTATAATATACTTGGAATACCAGTAGCAATGGGAGTGCTTCATATATTTGGAGGACCATTATTAAACCCAATGATAGCAGCGGCTGCAATGAGTTTAAGTTCTGTTTCAGTACTTTTAAATGCTTTAAGGCTTAGACGCTTTAAGGCTTAGGGTTTAAAAGGTTAAAATATAGTATAAATAGGAGGGTTAATTATGAAGAAGAAAATTCTAATTGAAGGAATGAGTTGTAACCATTGTGTATCTCATGTTAAAGAAGCTTTAGAAGCTTTAGAGGGAGTATCACAAGTGGATGTTAATTTAGAAGGAAAGTATGCAACTATAGAGACAAAGGTATTTGATAATGTAGTTTTAAAAGAGGCAATAGAAGAAGAAGGTTATGATGTTATAAGTATAGAATAAGGTAAAACAGTGAGTTTTAATAATAAAGCTCACTGTTTTTTTATTATATAGTGTATTTATTTTCTTCTTTAAGTTTTTCAGATTCAGTTTTAACTAGCATTGCTTCATGGAATATATGAGACATTATTAAAGCAAATAATGCTAATATTAAAATTATAAGAGTATATCCTTTTATAGAAAATCCTTTTATGGACATAATTTCAATATTACTATATCCACCGAAACAACTTAAAAAAGCTATTAAAAAAATTGGATATGATATAAATCTAAATCTTTTAACATTTTCTAAAGTAAAAATTTTATTTTCAGATATTGATTTTATAATTTTCTTTAGTTGAAAAATTGGAAGGAAAATTAGAATATACATTATTGTATTTGATATAATTATAGTTAAGTCTTTGATTTTAGAGCTATCAGAAAAATCTAATAAAAATATAATTGAAAATACTCCACCAATAATCATAAATCCAACTAATAAAAGTAATAAATTAATAACGGGATTAATCCATTTAGTTAATTCCATAAAAACCTCCTATTAACATTATATAACTATTATATCATTAACCAATAGAATACTCAATAAAAATATATTGTTTTACAATAAATATATATTGAAAAAGATTAGATAATTGAATTTAAAATTAGAGGAGAGAATTATATGAGATATGAAGAAATGAAAAAAGAACATATTGAGGTTTTAACAAAACTATATATAAATGCTTTCAATAAAGAACCTTGGAATGATAAATGGACTACAGAAATAGTATT from Clostridium septicum includes these protein-coding regions:
- a CDS encoding metal-sensing transcriptional repressor translates to MDQEKKKALQPLKTAKGQLEGIIKMIEDDRYCIDVSNQILAAQSLLRKANLMILKNHLNHCVKEACNHNDSDEKIDEINKILEKILSK
- a CDS encoding heavy-metal-associated domain-containing protein codes for the protein MKKKILIEGMSCNHCVSHVKEALEALEGVSQVDVNLEGKYATIETKVFDNVVLKEAIEEEGYDVISIE
- a CDS encoding heavy metal translocating P-type ATPase, whose translation is MERKSFKIEGMTCSACANRVERVINKLEGVDKANVNFATETLNVSFDDNKLTKEVIEETVSKAGYSVKKNIKTSTFKVEGMTCSACANRVERVTKKLNGVEDSNVNFATEKLIISYNEDEVTYGDIKAIVDKSGYKLVGEDENKTINNDDKKFTPEKSLMIRFISSMIFTIPLLIISMGHMVGMHLPMIMDPMMNPLNFALIQTVLTLPVMIIGYKFYKIGLKNLFKLSPNMDSLISIGTLAAFLYGIFAIYKIINGDSSYAMHLYFESAAVILTLITLGKYLEAVSKGKTSQAIKALMELAPKNATIIRNGKEIIVPLDEVVVNDIILVKPGEKLPVDGEVIEGSTSIDESMLTGESIPVEKTVGSTVIGASINKTGFIKYKATKVGKDTALAQIVKLVEEAQGTKAPIAKLADVISSYFVPIVIGLAIFAAVAWLIAGESTVFSLTIFIAVLVIACPCALGLATPTAIMVGTGKGAENGVLIKGGEALETTYKLNTIVFDKTGTITEGKPKVTDIITNNLDENEILVLAASAEKGSEHPLGEAIVKGAEEKGLDLKEIQEFNAIPGHGIEVKINDKNILLGNKKLMIEKNIDISIMVEDADRLANQGKTPMYISIDNSIGGIIAVADTVKPSSKKAIETLHNMGIKVAMITGDNKKTANAIAREVGIDIILAEVLPEDKANEVKKLQENGDKVGMVGDGINDAPALVQADIGIAIGSGTDVAIESADIVLMRSDLMDVSTAIKLSKATIKNIKENLGWAFGYNILGIPVAMGVLHIFGGPLLNPMIAAAAMSLSSVSVLLNALRLRRFKA
- a CDS encoding DUF4004 family protein, with product MFKELISKKELLEVMGISYGQLYRWKRKGLIPEEWFIKKSVSTGQETFFPKEKVLERIRIILELKSDASLDELAHRFSNNIKDIKINRDYIINSNIVPEQIVKMFEEIIEVDTLYDESNLFALFIYQELLKIGLLNLEEVKNITLSTVRDYKKIQDKDYTLIIKRKLGICFYYAINGDEELFEDNEAILIYKIIIKRIIEKVNNLK
- a CDS encoding DUF2975 domain-containing protein, giving the protein MELTKWINPVINLLLLLVGFMIIGGVFSIIFLLDFSDSSKIKDLTIIISNTIMYILIFLPIFQLKKIIKSISENKIFTLENVKRFRFISYPIFLIAFLSCFGGYSNIEIMSIKGFSIKGYTLIILILALFALIMSHIFHEAMLVKTESEKLKEENKYTI